One window from the genome of Phoenix dactylifera cultivar Barhee BC4 unplaced genomic scaffold, palm_55x_up_171113_PBpolish2nd_filt_p 000818F, whole genome shotgun sequence encodes:
- the LOC120107287 gene encoding pentatricopeptide repeat-containing protein At1g77360, mitochondrial-like, translating into MIAAKSAEIPRNTSSAAAASAKAMLPPVDTPPAEDIVDSRVHTFCAILSRVSLGEVEAVLTASGIAPLPELVEAVLRRSYSNAGAAIKFFRWSGLSLRHSSYAWNLMVDILGKNGLFDAMWDAIRSMKQEGALSLATFASAFSAYCSAGRIKEAVMTFDVMDRYAVPPDIVAVNSVISAICRQDGRTADAADFLDRVKSRIAPDADSFAILLEGWEKEGNVARAKSTFGEMVVRVGWNTGNMSAYDAFLATLVRGAQAEEAVKFLKVMKAKNCLPSLKFFANALDILIKQNNHASALALWDIMVGDSGLVPNLSMYNAMIALLANNGDINSAYRLLDDMPFLGVFPDSLTYNTIFESLIRNKMAHEAERFLAEMRKNEQLPSLTNCAAAIKMFFDKYDPSAAIEVWNCMVEECTQLDEECADELLVGLRDLGRLSEVRRHAEDMIDRGIVLRSSTMEGLKSAFYKAGKEDAYDRISRRMKQQ; encoded by the coding sequence ATGATCGCGGCGAAGTCCGCTGAAATCCCTAGGAACACTTCCTCCGCCGCCGCGGCGTCGGCGAAGGCTATGCTGCCCCCCGTGGATACCCCACCGGCGGAGGATATCGTGGACTCCCGAGTTCACACCTTCTGCGCGATCCTCTCCCGCGTGTCCCTGGGCGAGGTGGAGGCCGTCCTCACGGCCTCCGGCATCGCCCCCCTCCCCGAGCTCGTGGAGGCCGTCCTCCGCCGTTCCTACTCCAACGCCGGCGCCGCCATCAAGTTCTTCCGGTGGTCCGGCCTCTCCCTCCGCCACTCTTCCTACGCTTGGAACCTCATGGTCGACATCCTTGGCAAGAACGGCCTTTTCGACGCCATGTGGGACGCCATCCGCTCCATGAAGCAGGAGGGCGCCCTCTCCCTCGCCACCTTCGCGTCCGCATTCTCCGCCTACTGCTCCGCAGGCCGCATCAAGGAGGCCGTCATGACCTTCGATGTCATGGACCGCTATGCCGTCCCCCCCGACATCGTTGCCGTCAATTCCGTCATCTCCGCCATCTGCCGCCAAGACGGCCGCACCGCCGACGCCGCCGACTTCCTCGACCGCGTCAAGTCTCGCATAGCCCCCGACGCCGACTCCTTCGCCATCCTCCTCGAGGGCTGGGAGAAGGAGGGCAACGTCGCCCGCGCCAAGAGCACTTTCGGCGAGATGGTCGTCCGCGTCGGCTGGAACACCGGTAACATGTCGGCCTACGACGCATTCCTGGCCACCCTCGTCCGCGGCGCACAGGCCGAGGAGGCCGTCAAGTTCCTCAAGGTCATGAAGGCCAAAAACTGCCTCCCCAGCCTCAAGTTTTTCGCCAACGCCCTTGACATCCTCATCAAACAGAATAACCACGCCAGCGCCCTCGCCCTCTGGGACATCATGGTCGGTGACAGCGGCCTTGTTCCCAACCTCTCCATGTACAACGCCATGATCGCCCTCCTTGCTAACAATGGCGACATCAACTCCGCCTACCGGTTGCTTGACGATATGCCCTTCCTTGGTGTCTTCCCCGATTCTCTCACCTACAACACTATTTTTGAGTCTTTGATCAGGAATAAGATGGCCCATGAGGCCGAGAGGTTCCTCGCCGAGATGAGGAAGAACGAGCAGCTGCCGTCGCTGACCAACTGCGCTGCCGCCATCAAGATGTTTTTTGACAAGTACGACCCGTCTGCTGCAATCGAGGTGTGGAACTGCATGGTGGAGGAATGCACGCAACTGGACGAGGAGTGTGCTGATGAGCTGCTCGTCGGGCTAAGGGACTTGGGCAGGTTGAGTGAGGTGAGAAGGCATGCTGAGGATATGATTGACAGGGGGATTGTGCTGCGCTCGTCCACAATGGAGGGACTGAAGAGTGCCTTCTACAAGGCAGGAAAGGAGGATGCCTATGATCGCATTTCAAGGAGGATGAAGCAGCAGTAG